One genomic region from Nostoc sphaeroides encodes:
- a CDS encoding GIY-YIG nuclease family protein produces the protein MAYMYILECADGSYYTGSTTDLERRLWQHQQGEGANHTAKRLPVKLVFCEYYQSVVDAFEREKQVQGWSRKKKQALISGDTNLLHKLAECQNETHYSRLTSFDTSA, from the coding sequence ATGGCTTATATGTACATTCTTGAATGTGCTGATGGTAGTTACTACACGGGTAGTACAACGGATCTTGAGCGGCGGCTGTGGCAACATCAACAAGGTGAGGGCGCAAACCACACGGCGAAACGATTGCCTGTGAAGCTAGTTTTCTGCGAGTATTATCAGTCTGTGGTGGATGCTTTTGAGCGTGAGAAGCAGGTGCAAGGTTGGAGTCGAAAAAAGAAGCAAGCTCTGATTTCAGGGGATACAAATTTATTGCATAAGTTAGCCGAATGTCAAAATGAAACTCATTACAGTAGATTGACTAGCTTCGACACTTCGGCATAA